GCTGTGATGGGAAACCGCTTTGGGTAAACGTGGCATTCTACCTGCAAAAGGATTCGGCCCATGCCAAAAAGGATCTTGATTCACTGTCAAACGTGCTGCTTGCAGTACTCTCAACTGAGATGTCGTCTGGAAAGGATGCGGAGCCAGGACTGGGCATCATAAAAGATGACTCTGTAATATACAAGATCGTCTTTGAGAAAAAGATCGTAGAGTCGGAAAAGGACGAGGGGCTGTCGTTCTCAATTTACGAATGGGCGTATTCATAAGTACGCTGATGATTTCTACGCAGCCGTTTTATTTTCAAAATAAGAAAAGACATCACGAGTTTAGCAGACTCTGCCAACCATACCCACGGGCTTGGGGGATTCCCCAGGCCCAACAACAGCCGAGTTGCATTTAATTATAATAAACAATCAATTTTCTTGTGCAACTCCTAGGCAGGCTGGAGATAAAATCCAGACAAAAGATCATCGACTTTCTAAATGAGGAACACGTAGGCAGGATCGCATCTATTGACAAGAACGGATTCCCCCAGGTAATACCGATGAACTTTGTCTTTGCGAACGACGCAATCTACATGCACTCGCACCCAAGAGGCGAAAAAATTGAAAACATCAAGCAAAACAGCAGAGTCGGCTTTGAGGTAGACAGGGAACTAGAGTTTTTGCCGTCATATTTTACCCATCCCACGGACGCATCGCAGGCAGACACATTGTACATCAGCGTAGTCATCAAGGGAACAGGCGTCATAATATCTGACAACAACGAAAAGGCCATGGCATTAAACGCACTAATGGAAAAGTACCAGCCGGAAGGAAACTATGAGAGTTTGACAGCAGGCATGCCGGTGGTAGAAGAGGTGGCAGTAATCAAGGTGGTTCCACACGAGATGCGAGGAAAATACAAAGTTGGACAGCACATGGACAAGAACGCAAGAATCAGTCTTGCGGAAAACATCCTCAGGCGCAATTCAGACACAGCGCGAAGAACCCTCAAATTGATGGGCTTCGAGGTAGTTGAAAACAAAGTCAAGATGATCGAAGATCCACAGTGGTAGTTAGCTGGAGAGGGTTCCGCCAAGGTTGAGTTTGTATGGAAGGTCCTTGTTTACAAGATAAAATAGTTGGTTTTCAGCGCTCACGTTTTGCCGATTGTTGTTGTCCGTAAGAATCGGCTCATCAAGGTTTACCACAATGACAAATGTGCCCACGCTGTCAGACACCACTGTCAGGCTCATCTTTTGGCCTGTGACCTCGGCTCGCACGTTCTTCATGTCAATTGCGGTGCTGGCAAGCACAAGTTTGGCATCATATACCGAGAATGCCTCAAGGTTTGAGCCAGGCACAGGCCTCATCTTCAGTGTCATGCTGACATCCTTTGAGATGTGTGATGATCCAAGCAATGCAGTCCCCCGCAAATCGAGCCTGAACTCTTTGCTTTCAAGTTCCGCGAGTCGAGATTTTGACTCCGTGTTTTGCTGTGCTCGTATCTTTTTTTCCAAGGAGGGGCTCTTTTCCACAGTCGCTGCAGAAATGCTTGGCTCTTGCACCATAGTTGTCTTGGCAGTATGTTGTGGCATCTCGTATTCGGCGTTTGATGTTTTTTCAGATATTTTTTGAGGGAGCAGTCTATCTCCCAAGTCAAAGAGCCAAAAGGCTGCAACAAGTGTGACAACGATGCACGAAATTCCGATCAGATGTGAGTTATGCCCGCCTTGCAACCAAGATGCAGTTTTTCACTTTCATTTAAAAAAGAGACGTATGAATTATCAGTATACTATGTAGACAGCTGATGCCAAGCTAACACGGAAGAGTGCCATTGCTTTAAATCTAGATTGTGGCGATCGGATCTGTTGCAACTACATGGATTTCAGATAGAGTCAGAGTTTGCGCCTACAGGGGATCAGCCGGAGGCAATTGCAAAGCTTGTCAAAGGAGTACAGGAAGGCAAAGTACAGACGTTGTTAGGTGTGACAGGAAGCGGCAAGACGTTCAGCATTGCGAACGTGATTGCAAGAACTGGAAAAAACACACTGGTCATATCTCACAACAAGACACTGGCAGCTCAGCTGTATTCTGAGCTAAAGCAGTTCTTCCCAAAAAACAACGTTGGGTATTTTGTATCATATTATGACTATTATCAGCCGGAAAGCTACCTGCCGCAGACAGACACATACATAGAAAAAGACACAGAAATCAACGAGAAAATCGAGAAGATGCGACTGGAGGCTACCGCGATGCTGCTTTCAGGAGAGCCCACAGTCATAGTGGCGACGGTCTCGTGCATCTATTCACTTGGCTCCCCAAAGGATTGGGAGGAGATGTCAATATCAATCACAGTCGGCGCCAGCCATTCACGCTCAGAATTAATCAAAAAGATAGTCAACGCAAGGTATGAGAGAAACGACTTGGAGGTGGCGCCTGGGAATTTCCGTGTCAAAGGCGACACCATAGACATAGTTCCGGCATACTCTGAGGAGCTTGTGAGAATCTCGCTGTTCGGAGACGAGATAGAAAAGATAACAATCCTAGATCACATTACGCTAAAAGAAAAAAGAAGACTAAAGGCAATCAAAATATTTCCAGCAAAACACTACCTGGTTGCAAACGATGTAAGGCAGCGGGCCGTCAAGTCGATTCGCGAGGAGTTAAAACACAGACTGGTGGAGCTCAACGAGCTTGAGCGCCAGAGATTGGAGATGCGCACCAAGTTTGACTTGGAGATGATAGAGGAGATCGGGTATTGCTCAGGGATTGAAAATTATTCAAGACATTTTGACGGAAGAAAACCCGGAGAGAAGGCATTTTGTCTTTTGGATTTTTTTGGAGATGACTTTTTGCTAGTCATTGATGAATCACATGTGACAATACCCCAGCTGCACGGAATGTACGGTGGGGACCACACTAGAAAAAAATCCCTGGTGGAGTACGGCTTTAGGTTGCCAAGTGCGTTTGACAACAGGCCACTAAAGTTTGAAGAGTTTGAACAATACATCAAAAACTGCATTTTTGTTTCAGCCACACCGTCAGAGTATGAGAGAAAGATATCCTACCAGATTGCAGAGCAGTTGGTCCGTCCGACGGGACTTGTTGACCCGCTAGTAGAAGTCAGGCCGACAAAAAACCAGATGGATGACTTGGTTTCCGAGATAGGGAGGAGGGCAAGAGAGAATCAACGAGTGCTTGTGACCACCCTGACAAAAAGGATGGCAGAGGACTTGGCAGAATATCTATCAAAAAAAGAGGTGCGTGTCAGGTATCTGCATTCGGAAATTGAAGGACTGCAAAGGACGGAGCTTATCAGGCAGCTCAGACTGGGCGATTTTGATGTCCTAGTAGGCATAAATTTGCTCAGGGAGGGACTGGACATTCCAGAGGTCGCCTTGGTCGCAATACTGGATGCAGACAAGGAGGGATTCCTAAGAAACTACACCAGCCTAATTCAGACATTTGGCAGGGCTGCAAGAAATGCAAACGGGTCAGTCATACTGTACGCAGACACCATCACAAAGTCGATGAAGGCGGCAATCGAGGAAACTGGTAGGAGGAGGGCAAGACAGATAGAATACAACAAAAAGCACAAGATTACACCAAGGACCATCATAAAGTCAATCCCTGAGCAGGTTGCCACACTTGACGACATAAAAAACAAGACACCCCACGATCTGAACAACGAGGCAATAGAGATAGAGGCACAAATGAAAAAATATGCAGAGGATTTAGACTTTGAGAAGGCAATAGAATGCAGAGACAGACTGAGAAGAGTTCAAGTAGAACTGGAGAAGAAAATTGTTCGATAAGCTAAAGATTCGCGGTGCAAGGCACCACAACCTAAAGAATCTGAACATAGACATCCCAAAGAACAAGATAGTGGTAATATCCGGACTGTCGGGCTCTGGCAAATCCACCCTGGCATTTGATACGATATACGCAGAGGGGCAAAGGAGATACGTAGAGTCACTTTCGTCATATGCAAGACAGTTCTTGGAGATGATGGACAAGCCGGATGTCGACTCTATTGAAGGACTCTCACCGGCAATATCAATTCAACAAAAGACGACGTCAAAAAATCCAAGGTCAACAGTCGGGACCACCACTGAAATCTATGATTACCTCAGGCTGCTCTATGCCAGAATAGGAACACCTCACTGTCCCAAGTGCAACAGAAAGATCTCAAACCAGTCAATAGAGTCAATCTGCGAGTCCATATTCAAGGACTTTGGGGAGAGGCAAGTTTTGGTACTAGCGCCGCTTGTGCAGAGAAAAAAGGGCACCTACGAGAAGCTGTTCGAGCAGATAAAAAAGGACGGATATTCAAGGGCGCGCGTAAACGGCGAGGTGGTGAGCCTGGAAGACGAGATTCCAAGGTTGGACAGGCAGAAATGGCACCACATTGAGATCATAGTAGACAGACTAAAGGCGTCAAAATCGGAGAAGAGTAGGCTCTTTGAGGCAATACAGACTGCACTAAAGGCTGCAAAAGGCTCCGTGCTCATAGTTGCAGAAAAAGACGAAAAGATGTTTTCCCAGAACAATGCATGCCCGTACTGCGGAATAACAATTGGCGAGATAGAACCTAGGACATTTTCATTCAATTCCCCGTTTGGATCATGCAAGGCGTGCAACGGCCTTGGGATAAAGATGGAGTTTGACGCAGACTTGGTGATACCAGACAAGACAAAATCAATCCTTGATGGGGCAATAGTCCCATGGAACGGCAGATTTTCATCGTTTAGAAAGCAGGAGCTACGCGCTGTCGGAAAAAAATTCAACTTTGATCTCATGACCCCCATCAACAAGATGAATCAGGATCAGATCAAGGTAATCCTGCACGGCACGGACCAGATGATCAACTTTCAGTACGAATCAAAGACGACTGACTCGTTTTGGAAATATACCAATGCGTTTGAGGGCGTACTCAACAATCTGCACCGGGTGTTCATGGAGACAGATTCAGAATCAAAACGGGAATGGTTGAAACGATTCATGCGAGATATTCCGTGCAACGAGTGCAACGGGAAAAAGCTAAAGCCCGAAGCGCTTGCAGTGCAGGTAAACGGCAAGGGAATCAGTGACGTGTGTGATCTTTCAGTTGACGAGTGCTACGACTTTTTCAAAAACATAACCCTGACCGATACTGAAAAATACATTGCAAAGGACGTCCTAAAAGAAGTAATAGAAAGACTGGAATTCCTCAAGAACGTAGGTCTAAACTATCTGACGCTAAACAGGCAGAGCTCAACGTTGTCTGGTGGAGAGTCACAGAGAATAAGACTTGCCACCCAGATTGGCTCGAACCTGACAGGCGTGTTATATGTGCTGGATGAGCCCACAATAGGCCTGCATCAACGCGACAATGCAAGGCTGATCAAGACTCTTCTGAAATTGAGGGATTTGGGCAACACCATCATAGTAGTAGAGCATGACGAGGAGGTAATAAGAAACGCAGACTGGATACTGGATCTGGGGCCAGGTGCAGGAGTTCACGGCGGCGCAGTTGTATTTGAGGGAACGGTAAAGCAAATTCTAAACAACCACAAGTCAGTGACTGGGGATTATCTTAAGAACAAGAACCTAATCACGCTTACAAACAAGACTCGCAACCAGAAAGGAAAGATCGTAATAAAGGGCGCGTCTGAGAACAACCTCAAGGACATAACAGTGGAGCTCCCACTCGGATATCTAATCACAGTAACAGGGGTATCCGGCTCAGGCAAATCCACACTCGTAAACGAAGTACTCCTAAAAGCACTGTCAAATCACTTTTACAAAGTATCAGACAAGCCAGGAAAGCACAAAGAGATTGCAGGCACCGAAAACATAGACAAGGTAATAGCAATAGACCAGTCACCCATCGGAAGAACACCAAGATCAAATCCTGCCACATACATCGGAGTGTTTACGCACATCAGGGACCTGTTTGCAAATACAGAGACTTCAAAGGAGCGAGGATACACACCCGGCCAGTTTTCATTCAACGTAGCAGATGGGAGATGTTTTGCGTGCGAGGGTGATGGGGTCAAGAAAATAGAAATGCAGTTCCTTTCCGACGTGTACGTCAGGTGCGACGAATGTAAGGGAAAAAGATACAACTCTGAGACGCTATCGGTACTGTACAAAGGAAAAAGCATCGCAGACGTGTTAGACATGACAGTTGAGGAGGCTCTACAATTCTTTGAGAATATACCGTCCATCAGGCGCATTTTGCAGACCATATACGACGTAGGACTTTCATACATCAAGCTGGGCCAGTCGTCGACTACGCTCTCAGGCGGCGAGGCTCAAAGAGTAAAACTTGCATCAGAGCTGGCAAAGAGAGACACTGGAAAGACCCTATACATACTTGATGAGCCCACTACTGGGCTCCATTTTGCAGACGTACAAAAACTCCTTGACGTTCTAAACAGGCTTGTGAATCTTGGCAACACGGTGGTAGTAATAGAGCACAACATAGATGTAATCAAAAACTCGGACTGGATAATCGACTTGGGTCCGGAAGGCGGGGACAGGGGAGGACAGGTTGTTGCGACAGGAACACCGTCGCAGGTGGCAGGCAACCCAAAGAGCTATACTGGTCACTACCTAAAGAAGCTGGTAAATTGACGCTGGATATAAAAAAAATTACGATTCCGGATCATCCCGGAATTTATTTGATGAAAGACGAATCAGGGAAGATAATCTACATTGGAAAAGCAAAAAATCTGAAAAATAGAGTCAGGTCATACTTCCTAAAGAATCAGAATTACAAGACGCAGAAACTTGTGGAAAAAATTGCAGACATAGAGTTCGTCTTGACCGACAACGAAAGCGAGGCATTCCTGCTTGAATCGAACATGATAAAACAATACAGACCTGTCTTCAACATAGAGCTAAAAGATCAGCAAAGGTACACGTACCTAAGGCTGACAGACGACAGATTTCCAAGGTTGGTTGTTGCAAGGAGGACTAGGACCGGCAAATTTCTTGGAGGCGGAAAAGTGTTCGGACCGTTCACCCACGGCAGTTCCAAGATTCTGACTATCGGATCACTGCGAAAGACATTCAAGATTCGAATATGTAAGAGACTTCCAAAGAAGGCGTGCTTGGAATACCACCTTGGAAACTGTGATGCACCGTGCGAATTCAAAGAGGCGCAATCCAAATATGATAAGAACATCTCAGAGATGGAATCAATACTCAGAGGGCGAGACCTTCAGGGATACGTCAAAAAACTTGAATCAGACATGAGCCAGGCATCGGCAAACCTTCAGTTCGAGCACGCCCGTGAGATTCGCGACACGCTGCAAAGGCTCAACAGCCTGAATGCCAAGCAAAAGATGGAGAGCGTTCGCGGACACGACGAGGAATATTTTGGAATTAAGATACAGGATCAGTCGGCCCTGGTAATGAATTTCAAAAAGATCAACGGAGTCATACGGGACAGCAACAGATTTTCATTTGACTTGGTTGCAGACAATTCCTTCTCGAATTTTTTGTTCCAGTACTATACAACAAACCAGATCCCGCCGCGCATACTGGTAAACGAGATGCCAGAAAATGTGGAGATTATAGAAGAACTGTTATCAAGGAATGCGGGATTTCAGGTGAAGATATCCATTCCAGCACATGGAAAACGAAAGGAAATGATGGAACTAATCCTAAGGAATATCGCGCTAATCCAGACAAAGGGGGCAAATCCGGCACTAATTGAGATGCAGGAGAGAATAGGACTGCCAAGCATCCCAAGGACAATAGAGTGCTTTGACATATCAAACCACGGCGCAGACTATGCGGTAGGCTCCATGTCCAGATTCATAGACGGCAGGCCTGACAAGTCAGGATATAGAAAATTCAAGATAAGAACGGTGTCAGGACGTGACGATTATGCAATGATCAACGAGGTGATAAAGCGCAGATATTTCAGACTAGACGAGGAAGGTGCCAAGATACCAGATTTGGTGCTAATTGATGGCGGGAAAGGTCAACTGAATTCGGCAGTCTCAGCACTACAAAGTCTCGGAATACATCTTCCATGCATATCACTTGCAAAGGAAAACGAGGAGGTGTTTGTACCAGGTAAAAAAGAACCAATCATAATTCCAAAGAACCAAGAGTCCCTGAAGATACTGCAGTTTGCCAGGGATGAGGCACATAGATTCGGCGTGGCATACAATCGATCGTTACGTATGCCAAAATCATAATTAAGTTAACGGATATTTGGTAATACTAATCATAATCAAATAAAAATTTAATTTTTCAACAACCTATGATATATACGTCTAATGAGATACTGCCCCATGAAGTACCAACTAATGGGCGGTTGCATGGAATAATGGCAACAGCATATGTTTTGATCAACTGTGAGCTAGGATCAGAGCAGGCAGTAATTGATCAGATAAAATCGATTGACGGCATAAAAGAGGTTAGGGGTGTGTTTGGAGCATATGACATCCTAATCAAGATAGAAACACCCTCGGTGGAACAACTGAGAGAGATAATCACGTGGAAGATTCGCAAGATAGACAAGATAAGATCCACTCTCACGCTGATGGGAATAGAAGGTCAGGGATGAATTGTCGACTGCGTACTTTCTGGTCAACACAAAGATAAAGCACGAGGTGGATGTAATCAACAGGATAAAGTCCATCCTAAGCCAGACCGAGCTTGCCCACGAGGTGCAGGGAGTATTTGGCATCTACGACATAGTGGTAAAAATTTCTGCAGCAAATGACGACACGCTGCGCAATGTAGTGTTAGAAAAGCTAAGAAAGATCGACAACATCGAATCTGCCATCACCATGATGGTAAACGAGGAGCAGGAATAGTTGCCTAGTGCATTTGTTATAATACACTGTGATCCGGCGGAGACATACTACGTAATACGGAATCTCAAGTACATTCCAGAGGTAAAGACTGCAGATGACGTCTTTGGGTATTACGAGGTCGTATGTAAAGTGGAGGCATCGACCCAAAAAGAGCTCGAAAAGATAATCACAAACAGCATAAGAAAGGTACAGCACATAATCAGCACGATGACGCTCACAGTCATTGACGGACAAGGATAATTGCATAAATTCATTTGATTAATCGAAAAATAATGAACATTTGTTAAATTAGTCACGGGATAGTTTTATCTTGTTTTTTGAGATATGTAGGATCTGGCAATATCTAGCATCTACAAGGCAATTTACGAGGCACGCCTAGATGCACGGCTTGAGGAGCTGCTGGTAAACCTTCTAAGATTCAATTCGTCAGTAAACGTGCAAGAGCCGATTCGAATATTTTTGTACAACTACCAGATAATGTCAGACAATTTTTGGGCGCAATATAGGAACTCCAAGTCATATGAGGATGTCCTAGAGTGCTATTACCAGTTTTCAAAAAACCAATGCGTGATAATAGAAACACTGTTGGAGAATCTCCGTATGGCGCAGAACACCGACCACCTAAAGGAGGATCTGCATTTGATGTTAAGGGACGCATTTACGTTTTAGTTCCAGTACGCATCGACACGACGTCTTTACACGTCAAATGTGAAATATGCTACCAAAAAGGCAAATAAAATTGCAAGATTCAACGCAGTCACGATTGCACCTATTTTGAAGAACTCCCAAAAAGAGAACGCGTGTTCTTTTTTCTTTTCTGCCGCCTCTAAGATAATGATGTTGCTTGCGGCTCCCAGAATGGTCAGATTTCCCGCAAGTGTGCTTGCAGACGCAAGTGCAATCCAAAATAGCGTGTCCTGCCCAGCATATCCAAGGCTGTGCATCACTGGGAGGTATACCGCAACAAATGGCACGTTACTCATGACTTGGCTCAGCCCGGTGCTAGTCACAAGTATGTTGAGCAGGGATTGGATTCCACCAGAAGGCCCTGCGGACGGAAAGAATGATGCAAATATTTCAATTATCCCCCCATTCCACATGGCTGCCATGAAGACAAACATGGCAGCAAAGAACGCAATTATCTTCCAGTTGATTTCCAGAAATATTTTTTTGCGGTGTCTGCTTGCGGCAAGCAATGTAAGTCCGCCCACAAATGCAACATGGCTAAAGTTGATCTCAGAGAGTCCATCGATTTTATTTACAAACCCTACTGTAAAAAATCCGACTATTACGAGCACCGCAATTAGTGAAGATGTTTTTGCAAGTGACAGATCCGTCACCATCCCAGTTGTTGTGACGGTAGACGGCATGACGGCTGCAGACAGGGATGTCTTGTAGAATCTTACCAAGACAAGATACGTTGTCGCCATGCATGCAAGTGTGGGGGCAATCAGATACAAAGCAAAATTCCAAAATGGTGACATCATTCCACTGCCCAATGCCACAAGAAGATTCTGAGGATTGCCAATCGGGGTCAGAACGCTCCCAATTGTTATCCCAAATGCAAGCGATATCAACAAAGGTGTCGGTTTTATTCCCATCTGAGTAGCAAGGCCAATCACAATAGGAGTTGCGACTAGTGCTACGGTGTCGTTGATCAGAAATGCGGATAAAAACCCGAGTACCAACAAAATGAAGAGTAGGACACGGTTTGGCGTCTTGGCATATTCTAGAATCCTTACTGTAACATACTTCAAGAGCCCAGACGACTCCATTCCAGAGACTAAGATGAACATTCCAAACAGGAACATGAGCACTTCAAAGTTTATCGCAAGATACGCCTGCTCAGGTGAAATTATCTGCAAAATGAGAACCGCAATTGCCCCAATACCCATCGTTGCCCATATTGGAATTCTGATCCCTTTCACATTTCGGACCATTATGACACCATACACTGTCACAAACACGACAAGTGCAGGAACTGAGTAAAGATCAAGCATCATTTCTCATAAAATTGACACATCGTAATTTGCATGCCGGTCAAGTGCGCAATTAGCTTTATTTACCGTTTAGATGACACAAGCGGCATGACGACCGTAGACAAATTCGGCATTGCTTTTTCAATAGGATTCACTGTTGCGTTGGTCGCAATCGCCATGTCATTTAGTGGCATGAGCAGCGCACCGGCAAACACAATGCCAACACCGTCTCCAGCACCAACTCCGGCACCGGCCCCGGTAGAAGAGCCAGCTCCAGTCGAGGAACCAGCTGAAGTACCAGCACCCGTAGAAGAGCCAGCTCCAGTCGAGGAACCAGCTGAAGTACCAGTAGAAGAGCCAGAAGTTGAAGTCAGCGAACAAGTAATGTCAGCTGATGTCTCAATTCCAAGCGGCTCATCAGTGCCAGGATGTGAGGAGACTAACGAATGCTTCATTCCAGCTGAGGTAACAATTAGCGTAGGTGGCACAATCACCTGGACAAACGATGATACTGCAGCACACACCGTAACAAGCGGTACTGCAACAGATGGTCCAGACGGCACATTTGATAGCAGCATCCTCATGGCAGGAAAGACGTTTGAGCACACCTTTGATGAAGCAGGCGAATATGATTACTTCTGCATCGTCCACCCGTGGATGACAGGCCAAGTAGTTGTGGAGTAAATCCACAATTTCAAAATTTTTCTTTATTTTAGATATTCATCTTAGATATGTCTTGCTCCAAGTCGTCAACTAGCTTCTCATATCCCTGCCTTGTCTTGCCAAGCTGCGCCAGTTTTTGTGACTCTACTGTGTCAAGGTCCTTTGCCACCTGATCTGCCACTCCCTGAAGACGCATCTCGGCCATCATGAAGAGCCTGTTGTTTTCTTTCCACAAGTGAGCGGCAACATGTTCGATATATTCGGAGATCGATGACACCAGTGCATCAGAGGCACCAGATGCAAGATATTCTTTTGCAGCATCATCCATTTTCTGGGCAATCTGCTTTGTAATCTGATGCTCCATCAACATGACTGCGATTGGCCCCATGTGACGAGGCATTCCTGCCTTTTCAAGCGCCGGAAACAAGGATTCTTCTTCTTTTCCGTGGTGACATACATCAGTAAAGTTTTTTGAGAAATCCATCACAGGCATCAGGATTGATTCAGGGATTTGCTTTCCAGATTTGAGCAACTGGAGCGTCACATCCATTGATTTCAGCACCTTTTCAATCAAGGCGTGATCTTTTCTTAATGGTTCAGTAGACAATATGATGGCGCAATTTGGATCTCATTTAAGTTTTGATTTTTGTAAAAAATTAAGTCGGGTTATTTGGAACCCCACATCACATCCCACTTGTAGATGTAATAGTTTAGAACACCAGAGCAGAGATCACCGTATCTTTGTCCGAATTGTGCAGCGTCATTTTGTGTCCCCTCAAAAACTGCCATGCCGCCCGACTCGTCCCCAAAAGGCCCAGACCAGATGAACTTGCCTCCTTTGGCCCAATTTGAAATCAGTTCTAGGACAGATGGTGCAATTCGGTCAAGTTCTGAAGGATCTGTGTTTTCCTTCAGCTGGCTTACCAGAACCCATAATTCTTTGCTTGCAATTTCGCTAATTGTTTGTGACATAATCTGCTTTGTAACGTGTCAGAGTTAAAACTAGTGAAGCTTTCAAGGCGATGTTTTAGCGGTGTAATTCATGTTGATAAAACAGAGTTAAAAGAATTCATCCAGTGAGTTTTCCTTGAGTGGCTGGGCATCAAAGCCCATTTTAATTAGGTCGGACGCAAACTCGTCGACGAATCCGTGGACGGTGTAGATTTTTTCTGCGCCCGATCTTTTTACAAGGTCAATTAGATCAGAATAGTCACAATGATCTGAGAGTGGGACGGAATAGTCGTTTTTTCGTGCGTATGGTAGGTATGGTGACTTTGCCCAGCCCGAGAATCCGATGGTCACAGCATCATATTTTGATTTCATCTCTTTGATGAATGCGTTGTTGTTGGACATGAGCGGACAGACCATCACCCATGGTTTTTTGTCCAGCAGTCCTGCAGCCTGAGCCTCGGTGTGTCCCAGTCCAGGCTTGATTGGGATTCCAAGTCTTCTGTGTAGATCGTTCATCTCCTTGACAGAATCGTGATAGTATAATGGATCCCAGTGATCAAAAAGACAGGACAATGTTTGAGCCTTTCCAAGCTGGTATCCAAGCAACAAGACGGGTTTCCCCTTGTGGTACAAATCAGATATCGTCTCGTTTACTCTTTTGACGATTTCATCGGTGGTCGGAAAGATAAATTCCGGTTTTCCAAACGTGCACTCTGTAATCAAGACCTTACACTTTGGAACACTTGCAGCCTTTAGGAATCCCCTTTGCCTAGTACAGATGTCACCGGTGTAGAAGATATCATCAAACAAAAGACCCCGTGCTCCAAGAATGTGGCCCGAATCATACAATTCAAAGTTGTCAAGTGATTCCACGTGGTCAGACAGGTTCCGTCCCCTAAGTGTCGCAATCTCACGGGTCTCCCTAGTAGTTAGAACTGTCCCGCGCGCGCTGTGTGGGAGATGATCGGAATGTGCGTGAGATACAAAGTTGATGGCGTCTGCCACGGCGGTTTTCGGATCGATGTGGACG
Above is a window of Candidatus Nitrosotenuis cloacae DNA encoding:
- a CDS encoding pyridoxamine 5'-phosphate oxidase family protein, yielding MQLLGRLEIKSRQKIIDFLNEEHVGRIASIDKNGFPQVIPMNFVFANDAIYMHSHPRGEKIENIKQNSRVGFEVDRELEFLPSYFTHPTDASQADTLYISVVIKGTGVIISDNNEKAMALNALMEKYQPEGNYESLTAGMPVVEEVAVIKVVPHEMRGKYKVGQHMDKNARISLAENILRRNSDTARRTLKLMGFEVVENKVKMIEDPQW
- the uvrB gene encoding excinuclease ABC subunit UvrB, which encodes MLQLHGFQIESEFAPTGDQPEAIAKLVKGVQEGKVQTLLGVTGSGKTFSIANVIARTGKNTLVISHNKTLAAQLYSELKQFFPKNNVGYFVSYYDYYQPESYLPQTDTYIEKDTEINEKIEKMRLEATAMLLSGEPTVIVATVSCIYSLGSPKDWEEMSISITVGASHSRSELIKKIVNARYERNDLEVAPGNFRVKGDTIDIVPAYSEELVRISLFGDEIEKITILDHITLKEKRRLKAIKIFPAKHYLVANDVRQRAVKSIREELKHRLVELNELERQRLEMRTKFDLEMIEEIGYCSGIENYSRHFDGRKPGEKAFCLLDFFGDDFLLVIDESHVTIPQLHGMYGGDHTRKKSLVEYGFRLPSAFDNRPLKFEEFEQYIKNCIFVSATPSEYERKISYQIAEQLVRPTGLVDPLVEVRPTKNQMDDLVSEIGRRARENQRVLVTTLTKRMAEDLAEYLSKKEVRVRYLHSEIEGLQRTELIRQLRLGDFDVLVGINLLREGLDIPEVALVAILDADKEGFLRNYTSLIQTFGRAARNANGSVILYADTITKSMKAAIEETGRRRARQIEYNKKHKITPRTIIKSIPEQVATLDDIKNKTPHDLNNEAIEIEAQMKKYAEDLDFEKAIECRDRLRRVQVELEKKIVR
- the uvrA gene encoding excinuclease ABC subunit UvrA yields the protein MFDKLKIRGARHHNLKNLNIDIPKNKIVVISGLSGSGKSTLAFDTIYAEGQRRYVESLSSYARQFLEMMDKPDVDSIEGLSPAISIQQKTTSKNPRSTVGTTTEIYDYLRLLYARIGTPHCPKCNRKISNQSIESICESIFKDFGERQVLVLAPLVQRKKGTYEKLFEQIKKDGYSRARVNGEVVSLEDEIPRLDRQKWHHIEIIVDRLKASKSEKSRLFEAIQTALKAAKGSVLIVAEKDEKMFSQNNACPYCGITIGEIEPRTFSFNSPFGSCKACNGLGIKMEFDADLVIPDKTKSILDGAIVPWNGRFSSFRKQELRAVGKKFNFDLMTPINKMNQDQIKVILHGTDQMINFQYESKTTDSFWKYTNAFEGVLNNLHRVFMETDSESKREWLKRFMRDIPCNECNGKKLKPEALAVQVNGKGISDVCDLSVDECYDFFKNITLTDTEKYIAKDVLKEVIERLEFLKNVGLNYLTLNRQSSTLSGGESQRIRLATQIGSNLTGVLYVLDEPTIGLHQRDNARLIKTLLKLRDLGNTIIVVEHDEEVIRNADWILDLGPGAGVHGGAVVFEGTVKQILNNHKSVTGDYLKNKNLITLTNKTRNQKGKIVIKGASENNLKDITVELPLGYLITVTGVSGSGKSTLVNEVLLKALSNHFYKVSDKPGKHKEIAGTENIDKVIAIDQSPIGRTPRSNPATYIGVFTHIRDLFANTETSKERGYTPGQFSFNVADGRCFACEGDGVKKIEMQFLSDVYVRCDECKGKRYNSETLSVLYKGKSIADVLDMTVEEALQFFENIPSIRRILQTIYDVGLSYIKLGQSSTTLSGGEAQRVKLASELAKRDTGKTLYILDEPTTGLHFADVQKLLDVLNRLVNLGNTVVVIEHNIDVIKNSDWIIDLGPEGGDRGGQVVATGTPSQVAGNPKSYTGHYLKKLVN
- the uvrC gene encoding excinuclease ABC subunit UvrC translates to MTLDIKKITIPDHPGIYLMKDESGKIIYIGKAKNLKNRVRSYFLKNQNYKTQKLVEKIADIEFVLTDNESEAFLLESNMIKQYRPVFNIELKDQQRYTYLRLTDDRFPRLVVARRTRTGKFLGGGKVFGPFTHGSSKILTIGSLRKTFKIRICKRLPKKACLEYHLGNCDAPCEFKEAQSKYDKNISEMESILRGRDLQGYVKKLESDMSQASANLQFEHAREIRDTLQRLNSLNAKQKMESVRGHDEEYFGIKIQDQSALVMNFKKINGVIRDSNRFSFDLVADNSFSNFLFQYYTTNQIPPRILVNEMPENVEIIEELLSRNAGFQVKISIPAHGKRKEMMELILRNIALIQTKGANPALIEMQERIGLPSIPRTIECFDISNHGADYAVGSMSRFIDGRPDKSGYRKFKIRTVSGRDDYAMINEVIKRRYFRLDEEGAKIPDLVLIDGGKGQLNSAVSALQSLGIHLPCISLAKENEEVFVPGKKEPIIIPKNQESLKILQFARDEAHRFGVAYNRSLRMPKS
- a CDS encoding Lrp/AsnC family transcriptional regulator, with translation MATAYVLINCELGSEQAVIDQIKSIDGIKEVRGVFGAYDILIKIETPSVEQLREIITWKIRKIDKIRSTLTLMGIEGQG